In Drosophila innubila isolate TH190305 chromosome 2R unlocalized genomic scaffold, UK_Dinn_1.0 1_C_2R, whole genome shotgun sequence, the following are encoded in one genomic region:
- the LOC117785805 gene encoding protein windpipe has protein sequence MERLHLPVLLALLLCVCGAIASPAPVPAAAPYHCPEDCTCTLSQHTHIQTLHAKCQSTKGLKLREEPVQASIPSIPIHSIDLSYLGLTRLGHVLDHLVNLTSVDLSHNELHEIGHLSKRIKKLNLKHNRLTSVKLLKLPQHLQVLNLQHNDITYLPKELTHLQHLQQLELGHNNINCSCSTLEVRNWLQEQHVYMDKAVICHQPTEARGKSWLQLKQSEICEKERNGWYANDVDENELMLGNQSLEEEEELQELGTDYLLIGNKRAVRQATMSESAAEPAAPIVSDVEGSGDLSETHMENVAAFSAGSSVEEPKTQALQQDEPEPEEEGSGSGDGIVDTPHVVAGPHNPDDFEPTGPKDNDSDNDNDGDKDYDNKPVEQPATPSADIFKNNNQGIFEQNPEEVSEEPIVPVVHTNLDTAVQDDVVTDGPLSPEKPSEDILAAKVGRKDDSSAIYYLLGVIALIVVGLILFVAIKRCKYNSNAAARDAEAQRQTELLDMDKKNLGKPLTRNGHEHSPLIGEKSKSDEAQIVNGSGKKPYDSKDNAGQQPLLNGNGTANGDAKDVPTINEPSTGETAPHEYYPITPRYPTPQSPRASKYAQHPQGEQAEQNNNNNNELDGAYLPSSPKSGRYSPVYSPETGRVKIKLTETPKPKTPMLVTRSKSNAGDIITTPVQSGGYLEPTHQVAALAAGPNGFANH, from the coding sequence ATGGAGCGCCTTCATCTGCCAGTTTTGCTGGCTCTCCTGCTTTGCGTGTGTGGAGCAATTGCCTCccctgctcctgttcctgctgctgctccttaCCACTGCCCCGAGGACTGTACGTGCACCTTGtcgcagcacacacacattcagacGTTGCACGCCAAGTGCCAGAGCACAAAGGGATTGAAGTTAAGAGAGGAACCAGTGCAAGCATCGATACCATCGATACCGATACATTCCATCGATCTGTCGTATCTGGGATTGACCCGACTGGGACATGTGCTGGACCATCTGGTGAATCTGACCTCGGTGGACTTGTCGCACAACGAACTCCACGAGATCGGACACTTGAGCAAACGCATCAAGAAGCTGAACCTCAAACACAATCGACTGACATCCGTGAAGCTGCTGAAATTGCCACAGCATTTGCAGGTGCTAAATCTGCAGCACAATGATATCACGTATCTGCCAAAGGAATTGACACATCTGCAACACTTGCAACAGCTGGAATTGGGTCACAATAACATCAACTGTTCCTGCAGCACTCTGGAAGTGCGTAATTGGCTGCAGGAGCAACATGTCTATATGGACAAGGCCGTCATTTGCCATCAACCGACGGAGGCACGTGGCAAGTCCTGGTTGCAACTCAAGCAGTCGGAGATTTGTGAGAAGGAGCGGAACGGTTGGTATGCCAACGATGTCGATGAGAACGAGCTGATGTTGGGCAATCAATCGttggaggaggaagaggagctGCAGGAACTGGGCACGGATTACCTTTTGATCGGTAACAAACGAGCCGTGCGGCAGGCAACAATGTCGGAGTCGGCAGCGGAGCCGGCAGCGCCAATTGTGAGCGATGTGGAAGGCTCCGGTGATTTGAGTGAGACCCATATGGAAAATGTTGCTGCCTTTTCAGCAGGCAGTTCAGTAGAGGAACCCAAAACGCAGGCATTGCAGCAGGATGAACCGGAGCCGGAGGAGGAGGGATCCGGCAGTGGTGACGGCATTGTGGACACACCACATGTAGTCGCTGGTCCACACAATCCCGATGACTTTGAGCCAACAGGGCCAAAGGACAACGAtagcgataacgataacgatggGGATAAGGATTACGATAACAAGCCGGTGGAACAGCCAGCGACACCTTCAGCGGATATATTCAAGAATAATAACCAGGGCATCTTTGAGCAGAATCCCGAGGAAGTCAGCGAGGAACCGATTGTGCCGGTGGTACATACCAACCTGGACACGGCCGTTCAAGACGATGTGGTCACCGATGGTCCGCTGTCGCCGGAGAAGCCCTCAGAGGACATATTGGCCGCCAAGGTGGGCCGAAAGGATGACAGCAGTGCCATTTATTATCTGCTCGGTGTAATTGCTCTGATTGTGGTGGGCTTGATCCTCTTTGTGGCCATCAAGCGTTGCAAGTACAACAGCAATGCGGCGGCCAGGGATGCCGAGGCACAACGACAGACGGAGCTGCTGGACATGGACAAGAAGAACCTGGGTAAGCCGCTGACACGCAATGGACACGAGCATTCGCCATTGATTGGCGAGAAATCCAAGTCGGATGAGGCACAGATCGTGAATGGGTCGGGCAAGAAGCCCTACGACAGCAAGGACAATGCCGGACAACAGCCACTGCTGAATGGCAATGGTACGGCCAATGGTGATGCCAAGGATGTGCCCACCATCAACGAACCGAGCACTGGAGAAACCGCACCACACGAGTACTATCCGATCACCCCTCGCTATCCGACGCCGCAGTCGCCGCGTGCCTCCAAGTACGCCCAACATCCCCAGGGAGAGCAGGCAgagcagaacaacaacaacaacaacgagctgGATGGCGCCTATCTGCCCTCCTCCCCGAAATCGGGTCGCTATTCGCCAGTGTATTCCCCGGAGACGGGTCGGGTGAAGATCAAGCTGACGGAGACGCCGAAGCCGAAGACTCCGATGTTGGTCACTCGCAGCAAATCGAATGCTGGTGACATAATCACAACACCCGTTCAATCTGGCGGTTACCTGGAACCCACACATCAGGTGGCAGCCCTGGCCGCAGGTCCCAATGGATTCGCCAACCACTGA
- the LOC117783612 gene encoding OCIA domain-containing protein 1: MDLPLNEGNRQQPAPNQHPLADYNFTADELKALRECNQESFVQRSLPFGTGLGLLAYFGVKNGYLRGSGKYGAVPKVVMGVVLGYFVGKFSYQQKCAEKIMRLPNSRLGEVLRQRRQGGGVINSITPDENLGRAFTLAPFTPSSADVYTDEGFKPSRNTSLNLDTDTRHAVAGLDDIYRPNLDSNTMVDTELPLEPAKPGESYEDLRKKNREDYTKRQQSPYSRPYEAPIQQRVVESPAHEQSLGIGSGKKNKYGDSWTD, encoded by the exons ATGGACTTGCCACTAAATGAGGGAAATAGACAACAACCAGCACCAAATCAGCATCCAttg GCAGACTACAACTTCACTGCCGATGAATTAAAGGCGTTACGTGAATGCAACCAGGAATCGTTTGTCCAGCGCTCGCTGCCCTTTGGCACTGGACTCGGTCTCTTGGCCTATTTCGGGGTCAAGAACGGTTATCTGCGGGGTAGCGGTAAATATGGAGCAGTGCCCAAAGTTGTCATGGGTGTTGTACTCGGCTATTTTGTGGGCAAGTTCAGCTATCAGCAGAAATGCGCCGAGAAAATCATGCGATTGCCCAACTCACGACTTGGTGAAGTACTCCGGCAACGCCGTCAAGGCGGCGGTGTCATCAACTCGATCACACCCGACGAGAATCTGGGACGGGCATTCACACTGGCCCCCTTCACGCCCTCCTCGGCGGATGTCTACACCGACGAGGGCTTCAAGCCCTCGCGGAACACATCCCTGAACCTGGACACGGATACACGACACGCAGTTGCCGGACTCGACGATATCTACAGACCCAATTTGGACT CTAACACAATGGTAGACACTGAATTGCCACTGGAGCCGGCGAAGCCAGGAGAATCCTATGAAGATTTGCGTAAGAAGAATCGGGAAGATTACACGAAGCGACAACAAAGTCCCTATTCAAGGCCCTACGAAGCTCCGATTCAGCAGCGAGTTGTGGAGTCTCCAGCACATGAACAAAGTCTTGGAATTGGCAGTggcaagaaaaacaaatatggtGATTCCTGGacagattaa